CCATGCAGCAAGCGCTGACCGATCTGATCGATCGCCTCAACGACGATCCTGCGATCGACGGTGTTCTGCTCCAGTTGCCGCTTCCCGAGCACCTCGATGCTTCCAAATTGCTCGAGCGCATCCGCCCGGACAAAGACGTGGATGGTTTCCATCCTTATAACGTCGGCCGTCTCGCCCAGCGCATCCCGCTGCTTCGCCCATGCACGCCGAAAGGCATCATGACCTTGCTGGAAAGCACCGGCGTCGATCTTTACGGTCTGGACGCAGTGGTCGTCGGCGCTTCCAACATCGTCGGTCGCCCGATGGCGATGGAACTGTTGCTCGCCGGCTGCACCGTCACCGTGACGCACCGCTTCACCAAGGATCTGGCCGGACATGTCGGCCGTGCCGATCTGGTCGTCGTGGCTGCCGGCAAGCCGGGTCTGGTCAAGGGCGAGTGGATCAAGGAAGGCGCGATCGTGATCGACGTCGGTATCAATCGCCAGGACGACGGCAAACTGGTCGGTGACGTTATTTACGAAACCGCCCTGCCCCGCGCTGGCTGGATCACGCCGGTCCCTGGCGGCGTAGGCCCGATGACCCGCGCCTGCCTGCTGGAAAACACGCTTTACGCAGCAGAAACCTTGCACGTCTGAAGTGCTTTTTTCGGATCAAAAGAACCCCGCCTCGCGCGGGGTTTTTCGTGGGTGAGAAAAAACTGTAACCGTTCGCCGGAAACCCCTCTTTTCACAGGCCTTTTCACGAGATTTTCAGGTCTCTCAAACAACCATCGACAGATCTTCAGCCATACTTCTAGAATGCGACGTTTTGAAGAAATAACCCGTTACAAACTAACGGAATATCCAACCTTTATGAGTTCGCCCGCGTGAAAATTCGTCTTTCGATTCTGAGCCTGTTTTTTGCTTTCACAGGCACATTCATCACGCCAACGATCAACGCTGCGGAAACCACCGCTGCCCCGCGCGACGCTTCGACACTGAAAATCGCCTCCGGTAGCGCCCTGCTCATGGATATGCAGACCAACAAAGTCATTTATTCCAGCAACCCTGACGTGATCGTGCCGATCGCATCCGTCAGCAAGCTGATGACTGGCCTGGTGGTGGTTGAAGCCCGGCAGAACATGGACGAATGGATCAATGTCGATATCAGCAACACGCCAGAAATGAAGGGTGTGTTTTCCCGGGTCAAACTCAAGAGTGAACTGCCGCGCCGCGAGATGCTGCTGATCGCTTTGAT
This window of the Pseudomonas fluorescens genome carries:
- the folD gene encoding bifunctional methylenetetrahydrofolate dehydrogenase/methenyltetrahydrofolate cyclohydrolase FolD, which encodes MTAQLIDGKSIAASLRQQIAQRVAERRQQGLRTPGLAVILVGSDPASQVYVSHKRKDCEEVGFLSQAYDLPADTMQQALTDLIDRLNDDPAIDGVLLQLPLPEHLDASKLLERIRPDKDVDGFHPYNVGRLAQRIPLLRPCTPKGIMTLLESTGVDLYGLDAVVVGASNIVGRPMAMELLLAGCTVTVTHRFTKDLAGHVGRADLVVVAAGKPGLVKGEWIKEGAIVIDVGINRQDDGKLVGDVIYETALPRAGWITPVPGGVGPMTRACLLENTLYAAETLHV